In Calderihabitans maritimus, a single window of DNA contains:
- a CDS encoding acetate/propionate family kinase, translating to MKILVINCGSSSIKYRLFDMNTETVLARGLIERIGLEGSRINHQPAGKQKLKWEEPIPDHRVAVQKALRALTDTRYGVIGDMGEIDGVGHRVAHGGDKFSSSVLIDDEVKKAIRELSELAPLHNPPNLVGIEAAEKVLPDVPQVAVFDTAFHQTMPPEAYLYSIPYDLGRRYGIRKYGFHGTSHKYVAQRASKLMGRALEELKLVTCHLGNGASVTAIRGGQSVETSMGFTPLEGLTMGTRCGDIDPAVVTFLMEKKQMTVQEVNEFLNKECGVLGISGISSDFRDLEEAAARGHERAQLALKIFAHDVKKYVGAYVAVLNGIDALVFTAGIGENSPRIREEICKEMEYLGLKIDLDKNKVMGEEKEISAADSRVKIWVIPTNEELMIARDTREVIENRGKM from the coding sequence TTGAAGATACTAGTGATTAATTGCGGTAGCTCTTCGATTAAATACCGTCTTTTCGACATGAACACGGAAACGGTTCTTGCCCGGGGATTGATAGAGAGAATTGGCTTGGAAGGTTCCCGGATCAATCATCAGCCTGCAGGGAAGCAGAAACTGAAGTGGGAGGAGCCGATTCCGGACCACCGAGTAGCGGTTCAAAAGGCCCTCCGAGCCCTGACTGATACCCGATATGGTGTGATAGGCGATATGGGGGAAATAGACGGAGTTGGTCATCGGGTAGCACATGGCGGAGATAAATTTTCCTCTTCTGTTCTCATCGACGACGAAGTAAAAAAGGCCATTAGGGAACTCAGTGAGCTGGCTCCTTTACATAACCCTCCTAACTTGGTAGGTATAGAAGCCGCTGAGAAAGTTCTACCCGATGTGCCACAGGTGGCGGTTTTTGATACCGCTTTTCACCAGACCATGCCACCCGAAGCATATTTGTACAGTATTCCTTATGACTTAGGTCGTAGATATGGCATTCGCAAATACGGTTTTCATGGCACTTCTCATAAATATGTGGCGCAAAGGGCGTCAAAGTTGATGGGAAGAGCGCTGGAAGAGTTAAAGCTGGTCACCTGCCACTTGGGAAATGGGGCCAGTGTTACAGCTATCCGGGGCGGACAGTCAGTGGAAACCAGTATGGGCTTTACTCCTTTAGAGGGATTAACTATGGGTACCCGTTGCGGAGATATTGACCCTGCCGTAGTAACCTTTTTGATGGAGAAAAAACAAATGACTGTTCAGGAAGTAAATGAATTTTTAAATAAAGAATGTGGAGTGCTCGGTATTTCCGGAATCAGCAGCGATTTCCGTGACCTGGAGGAAGCGGCAGCTAGAGGTCATGAAAGAGCGCAGTTGGCCCTGAAAATTTTTGCCCACGATGTCAAAAAGTACGTTGGCGCCTATGTGGCTGTACTCAATGGAATAGATGCGTTAGTTTTTACCGCCGGTATTGGAGAGAATTCCCCCCGGATCCGGGAAGAAATATGTAAAGAAATGGAATACCTGGGTTTAAAGATAGATCTCGACAAGAATAAAGTAATGGGAGAGGAAAAAGAGATCTCAGCCGCAGATTCCCGTGTTAAGATCTGGGTGATTCCCACTAACGAGGAATTAATGATCGCCAGGGATACCAGGGAAGTAATTGAAAATCGCGGCAAGATGTAG
- a CDS encoding patatin-like phospholipase family protein: MGNEPTVGLALGAGAARGMAHLGVLQVLEEAQIPVHLIAGSSIGSVFGALYACGSDLKMLEKLAVELKSSQFIDLTVPRIGLIKGQKVEALLNLLTKKMTFDELRIPFYAVAVDIEKGEKVVINKGSVAEAVRASIAIPGIFHPKRLHGRVLVDGAVLERIPVSVLREQGAEVIIAVDVKYGGTENQELKAQNIFDIMLHAIDLLDREVVKHKVLEADVIIQPDLAHIGPTRFDLAAECIALGREAALDALPSIKQVLEQRRNTDRN; encoded by the coding sequence GTGGGCAATGAACCCACAGTGGGATTGGCCTTGGGAGCCGGGGCGGCCCGGGGCATGGCTCATTTAGGGGTACTGCAAGTTTTAGAGGAAGCACAAATACCTGTTCATCTGATAGCAGGTTCCAGCATAGGCAGTGTGTTTGGTGCTTTGTATGCATGCGGGTCCGATCTTAAAATGCTTGAAAAACTGGCCGTGGAATTGAAATCTAGCCAGTTTATAGACCTTACAGTGCCTCGAATAGGTCTTATCAAAGGCCAGAAAGTTGAGGCGCTGCTAAATTTGTTGACCAAAAAAATGACTTTTGATGAGCTAAGGATACCTTTCTACGCTGTTGCCGTTGACATAGAGAAAGGAGAAAAAGTTGTAATTAACAAGGGTTCGGTAGCAGAAGCAGTAAGGGCAAGTATTGCTATTCCCGGCATATTTCATCCTAAGAGATTGCATGGACGTGTATTAGTAGATGGTGCAGTTCTCGAAAGAATTCCTGTGAGCGTGTTACGAGAGCAGGGTGCGGAAGTGATAATTGCTGTTGATGTGAAATACGGGGGAACAGAGAATCAAGAGTTAAAAGCTCAGAACATTTTTGATATCATGCTTCATGCCATTGACTTGCTTGATCGGGAGGTGGTGAAACACAAAGTATTAGAAGCGGATGTAATAATTCAACCGGATTTGGCCCATATTGGTCCAACACGCTTTGACCTGGCGGCCGAGTGTATAGCCCTGGGTCGGGAGGCGGCTTTGGATGCCTTGCCGTCAATAAAGCAGGTACTGGAACAGCGACGAAATACAGACAGAAATTAA